A region from the Drosophila takahashii strain IR98-3 E-12201 chromosome 2L, DtakHiC1v2, whole genome shotgun sequence genome encodes:
- the Cka gene encoding striatin-3 isoform X2, giving the protein MGTNSGATAGINNKPVGGAAGAGVLGGGGGVGGANSSIGGVLSNSLGGGGGGSGGLSISGLNAGGQNANVGGLVGGGGGMGNVGGDDGGNGMIGGGPNNQQATTPQYTIPGILHFIQHEWSRFELERSQWDVDRAELQARIAMLLGERKCLESLKSDLTRRIKMLEYALRQERAKFYRLKYGTDPPQLNEFKPSNEDAGLAGEVATDSEVPYSSVSNTTWRQGRQMLRQYLAEIGYTDNIIDVRSNRVRSILGLNNNAEHDGSGGGLGGGLGGGTGGENLSPNINGNESNKRASETEVQQSIDEIIVDTEAAVMANFEFLGATEMSDDDEISDDLEMVATDNDDTDVKLAKRAKSGKDMLTEEVDGSLGLGELAQLTVNNESDGAYDANSKDGTGGSAGGAGYRKTWNAKYTLRSHFDGVRSLIFHPEEPVLITASEDHTLKLWNLQKTVQAKKSASLDVEPLYTFRAHTGPVLCLGMSSSGETCYSGGLDGNIECWQLPSPNIDPYDCYDPNVHSGTLEGHTDAVWGLTTMQSNIVSCSADGTVKLWSPYNKEPLLRTYTASEAEGAPSSVDFVRNEVDHIVVAYNSAHCIVYDTETGKQVVRLEAAQEMSGNTGKFINKVVSHPTLPITITAHEDRHIRFWDNTSGTLVHSMVAHLEPVTSLAVDAHGLYLLSGSHDCSIRLWNLDNKTCVQEITAHRKKFDESIFDVAFHATKPYIASAGADGLAKVFV; this is encoded by the exons ATGGGCACCAACTCGGGAGCCACCGCTGGCATCAACAACAAGCCGGTTGGCGGTGCGGCAGGAGCCGGCGTCCTTGGCGGAGGCGGCGGAGTGGGCGGTGCCAACTCCTCGATCGGCGGCGTCCTGTCCAACAGcttgggcggcggcggcggcggcagtggCGGTCTGAGCATCAGCGGTCTCAACGCTGGTGGACAGAACGCCAATGTGGGCGGCCTggtcggcggcggcggcggcatggGCAACGTGGGCGGCGACGACGGCGGCAACGGGATGATCGGCGGCGGACCAAACAACCAGCAGGCTACGACGCCCCAGTACACAATACCGGGCATCTTGCACTTTATCCAGCACGAGTGGTCGCGCTTCGAGCTGGAGCGTTCACAGTGGGACGTGGACAGGGCCGAATTGCAG GCTCGCATCGCAATGCTCCTCGGAGAGCGCAAGTGCTTGGAGAGTCTCAAATCGGACCTGACGCGCCGCATCAAGATGCTGGAGTACGCGCTGCGCCAGGAGCGGGCCAAGTTCTACCGGTTAAAATACGGCACCGATCCGCCGCAGCTGAACGAGTTCAAGCCGTCAAACGAGGACGCCGGACTGGCCGGAGAGGTGGCCACTGATTCGGAGGTGCCCTACAGCAGCGTTTCGAACACCACGTGGCGGCAGGGACGACAGATGCTGCGCCAGTATCTGGCCGAGATCGGCTACACAGACAACATCATCGATGTGCGCTCGAATCGGGTGCGCTCGATCCTCGGGCTGAACAACAATGCCGAGCACgacggcagcggcggcggtcTGGGCGGCGGACTTGGCGGCGGCACTGGCGGCGAGAACCTGAGCCCAAACATCAACGGCAACGAGAGCAACAAGCGCGCGTCGGAGACGGAAG TGCAACAATCGATCGATGAAATAATCGTGGACACCGAGGCGGCTGTGATGGCGAACTTTGAGTTCCTGGGCGCCACCGAAATGTCCGACGACGACGAGATATCCGACGACCTGGAGATGGTGGCCACCGATAATGATGACACGGACGTAAAGCTGGCCAAGCGCGCCAAGTCTGGCAAGGATATGCTCACTGAGG AGGTAGACGGCTCGTTGGGACTGGGCGAGCTGGCCCAGCTGACGGTGAATAACGAATCTGATGGAGCCTACGATGCAAACTCCAAGGACGGAACTGGCGGCAGTGCCGGCGGTGCTGGTTACCGCAAGACCTGGAACGCCAAGTACACGCTTCGCTCGCACTTTGACGGTGTGCGCTCACTTATTTTTCACCCAGAGGAGCCGGTGCTGATCACCGCCTCCGAGGATCACACACTGAAGCTGTGGAATCTGCAGAAGACGGTGCAGGCCAAGAAATCGGCCAGCTTGGATGTGGAGCCGCTGTATACTTTCCGCGCTCACACGGGTCCCGTTCTGTGCCTGGGCATGTCGTCCAGCGGCGAGACATGCTACTCAGGCGGCCTGGACGGCAACATCGAGTGCTGGCAGCTGCCGTCGCCGAACATCGATCCGTACGATTGCTACGATCCGAACGTGCACTCCGGCACTCTGGAGGGGCATACGGACGCCGTGTGGGGCCTTACCACCATGCAGAGCAACATTGTTTCATGCTCGGCAGATGGAACGGTTAAGCTGTGGTCGCCCTACAACAAGGAGCCGCTGCTGCGCACCTACACGGCCTCCGAGGCGGAGGGTGCGCCCTCCTCGGTGGACTTTGTGCGCAACGAGGTGGACCACATCGTGGTGGCCTACAACAGTGCCCACTGCATCGTGTACGACACGGAGACGGGCAAGCAGGTGGTGCGGCTGGAGGCGGCGCAGGAGATGTCCGGCAACACGGGGAAGTTCATCAACAAGGTGGTGTCGCACCCGACGCTACCCATCACGATCACCGCGCACGAGGACCGGCACATCCGCTTCTGGGACAACACCTCCGGCACTCTGGTGCACTCGATGGTGGCGCATTTAGAGCCGGTCACATCGCTGGCCGTCGATGCACACGGTCTGTACTTGCTTTCCGGCTCGCACGATTGCTCGATACGGCTGTGGAACCTGGACAATAAGACGTGCGTGCAGGAGATCACGGCGCACCGCAAGAAGTTCGACGAGAGCATATTCGATGTGGCCTTCCATGCCACAAAGCCGTACATCGCCAGTGCCGGGGCCGATGGCCTCGCCAAGGTGTTTGTCTAA
- the Cka gene encoding striatin-3 isoform X1, whose translation MGTNSGATAGINNKPVGGAAGAGVLGGGGGVGGANSSIGGVLSNSLGGGGGGSGGLSISGLNAGGQNANVGGLVGGGGGMGNVGGDDGGNGMIGGGPNNQQATTPQYTIPGILHFIQHEWSRFELERSQWDVDRAELQARIAMLLGERKCLESLKSDLTRRIKMLEYALRQERAKFYRLKYGTDPPQLNEFKPSNEDAGLAGEVATDSEVPYSSVSNTTWRQGRQMLRQYLAEIGYTDNIIDVRSNRVRSILGLNNNAEHDGSGGGLGGGLGGGTGGENLSPNINGNESNKRASETEGRHTPAKKVQQSIDEIIVDTEAAVMANFEFLGATEMSDDDEISDDLEMVATDNDDTDVKLAKRAKSGKDMLTEEVDGSLGLGELAQLTVNNESDGAYDANSKDGTGGSAGGAGYRKTWNAKYTLRSHFDGVRSLIFHPEEPVLITASEDHTLKLWNLQKTVQAKKSASLDVEPLYTFRAHTGPVLCLGMSSSGETCYSGGLDGNIECWQLPSPNIDPYDCYDPNVHSGTLEGHTDAVWGLTTMQSNIVSCSADGTVKLWSPYNKEPLLRTYTASEAEGAPSSVDFVRNEVDHIVVAYNSAHCIVYDTETGKQVVRLEAAQEMSGNTGKFINKVVSHPTLPITITAHEDRHIRFWDNTSGTLVHSMVAHLEPVTSLAVDAHGLYLLSGSHDCSIRLWNLDNKTCVQEITAHRKKFDESIFDVAFHATKPYIASAGADGLAKVFV comes from the exons ATGGGCACCAACTCGGGAGCCACCGCTGGCATCAACAACAAGCCGGTTGGCGGTGCGGCAGGAGCCGGCGTCCTTGGCGGAGGCGGCGGAGTGGGCGGTGCCAACTCCTCGATCGGCGGCGTCCTGTCCAACAGcttgggcggcggcggcggcggcagtggCGGTCTGAGCATCAGCGGTCTCAACGCTGGTGGACAGAACGCCAATGTGGGCGGCCTggtcggcggcggcggcggcatggGCAACGTGGGCGGCGACGACGGCGGCAACGGGATGATCGGCGGCGGACCAAACAACCAGCAGGCTACGACGCCCCAGTACACAATACCGGGCATCTTGCACTTTATCCAGCACGAGTGGTCGCGCTTCGAGCTGGAGCGTTCACAGTGGGACGTGGACAGGGCCGAATTGCAG GCTCGCATCGCAATGCTCCTCGGAGAGCGCAAGTGCTTGGAGAGTCTCAAATCGGACCTGACGCGCCGCATCAAGATGCTGGAGTACGCGCTGCGCCAGGAGCGGGCCAAGTTCTACCGGTTAAAATACGGCACCGATCCGCCGCAGCTGAACGAGTTCAAGCCGTCAAACGAGGACGCCGGACTGGCCGGAGAGGTGGCCACTGATTCGGAGGTGCCCTACAGCAGCGTTTCGAACACCACGTGGCGGCAGGGACGACAGATGCTGCGCCAGTATCTGGCCGAGATCGGCTACACAGACAACATCATCGATGTGCGCTCGAATCGGGTGCGCTCGATCCTCGGGCTGAACAACAATGCCGAGCACgacggcagcggcggcggtcTGGGCGGCGGACTTGGCGGCGGCACTGGCGGCGAGAACCTGAGCCCAAACATCAACGGCAACGAGAGCAACAAGCGCGCGTCGGAGACGGAAG GCCGTCATACTCCCGCTAAAAAAGTGCAACAATCGATCGATGAAATAATCGTGGACACCGAGGCGGCTGTGATGGCGAACTTTGAGTTCCTGGGCGCCACCGAAATGTCCGACGACGACGAGATATCCGACGACCTGGAGATGGTGGCCACCGATAATGATGACACGGACGTAAAGCTGGCCAAGCGCGCCAAGTCTGGCAAGGATATGCTCACTGAGG AGGTAGACGGCTCGTTGGGACTGGGCGAGCTGGCCCAGCTGACGGTGAATAACGAATCTGATGGAGCCTACGATGCAAACTCCAAGGACGGAACTGGCGGCAGTGCCGGCGGTGCTGGTTACCGCAAGACCTGGAACGCCAAGTACACGCTTCGCTCGCACTTTGACGGTGTGCGCTCACTTATTTTTCACCCAGAGGAGCCGGTGCTGATCACCGCCTCCGAGGATCACACACTGAAGCTGTGGAATCTGCAGAAGACGGTGCAGGCCAAGAAATCGGCCAGCTTGGATGTGGAGCCGCTGTATACTTTCCGCGCTCACACGGGTCCCGTTCTGTGCCTGGGCATGTCGTCCAGCGGCGAGACATGCTACTCAGGCGGCCTGGACGGCAACATCGAGTGCTGGCAGCTGCCGTCGCCGAACATCGATCCGTACGATTGCTACGATCCGAACGTGCACTCCGGCACTCTGGAGGGGCATACGGACGCCGTGTGGGGCCTTACCACCATGCAGAGCAACATTGTTTCATGCTCGGCAGATGGAACGGTTAAGCTGTGGTCGCCCTACAACAAGGAGCCGCTGCTGCGCACCTACACGGCCTCCGAGGCGGAGGGTGCGCCCTCCTCGGTGGACTTTGTGCGCAACGAGGTGGACCACATCGTGGTGGCCTACAACAGTGCCCACTGCATCGTGTACGACACGGAGACGGGCAAGCAGGTGGTGCGGCTGGAGGCGGCGCAGGAGATGTCCGGCAACACGGGGAAGTTCATCAACAAGGTGGTGTCGCACCCGACGCTACCCATCACGATCACCGCGCACGAGGACCGGCACATCCGCTTCTGGGACAACACCTCCGGCACTCTGGTGCACTCGATGGTGGCGCATTTAGAGCCGGTCACATCGCTGGCCGTCGATGCACACGGTCTGTACTTGCTTTCCGGCTCGCACGATTGCTCGATACGGCTGTGGAACCTGGACAATAAGACGTGCGTGCAGGAGATCACGGCGCACCGCAAGAAGTTCGACGAGAGCATATTCGATGTGGCCTTCCATGCCACAAAGCCGTACATCGCCAGTGCCGGGGCCGATGGCCTCGCCAAGGTGTTTGTCTAA
- the RpL36A gene encoding large ribosomal subunit protein eL42 — MVNVPKQRRTFCKKCKVHKLHKVTQYKKSKERKGAQGRRRYDRKQQGFGGQTKPIFRKKAKTTKKIVLRMECTECKYRKQTPLKRCKHFELGGDKKRKGQMIQF; from the exons ATG GTGAACGTACCCAAGCAGCGTCGCACTTTCTGCAAGAAGTGCAAGGTCCACAAGCTGCACAAGGTGACGCAGTACAAGAAGTCCAAGGAGCGCAAGGGTGCCCAGGGCAGGCGTCGTTACGACAGGAAGCAGCAGGGTTTCGGTGGTCAGACCAAGCCCATCTTCAGGAAGAAG GCCAAGACCACCAAGAAGATTGTGCTGCGTATGGAATGCACAGAGTGCAAGTACCGCAAGCAGACTCCCCTGAAGCGTTGCAAGCACTTCGAGCTGGGCGGTGACAAGAAGCGCAAGGGACAGATGATCCAGTTCTAG
- the Cka gene encoding striatin-3 isoform X3, with the protein MGTNSGATAGINNKPVGGAAGAGVLGGGGGVGGANSSIGGVLSNSLGGGGGGSGGLSISGLNAGGQNANVGGLVGGGGGMGNVGGDDGGNGMIGGGPNNQQATTPQYTIPGILHFIQHEWSRFELERSQWDVDRAELQARIAMLLGERKCLESLKSDLTRRIKMLEYALRQERAKFYRLKYGTDPPQLNEFKPSNEDAGLAGEVATDSEVPYSSVSNTTWRQGRQMLRQYLAEIGYTDNIIDVRSNRVRSILGLNNNAEHDGSGGGLGGGLGGGTGGENLSPNINGNESNKRASETEGRHTPAKKVQQSIDEIIVDTEAAVMANFEFLGATEMSDDDEISDDLEMVATDNDDTDVKLAKRAKSGKDMLTEDLEADVGEQLLNDMNLMTEGAFQQI; encoded by the exons ATGGGCACCAACTCGGGAGCCACCGCTGGCATCAACAACAAGCCGGTTGGCGGTGCGGCAGGAGCCGGCGTCCTTGGCGGAGGCGGCGGAGTGGGCGGTGCCAACTCCTCGATCGGCGGCGTCCTGTCCAACAGcttgggcggcggcggcggcggcagtggCGGTCTGAGCATCAGCGGTCTCAACGCTGGTGGACAGAACGCCAATGTGGGCGGCCTggtcggcggcggcggcggcatggGCAACGTGGGCGGCGACGACGGCGGCAACGGGATGATCGGCGGCGGACCAAACAACCAGCAGGCTACGACGCCCCAGTACACAATACCGGGCATCTTGCACTTTATCCAGCACGAGTGGTCGCGCTTCGAGCTGGAGCGTTCACAGTGGGACGTGGACAGGGCCGAATTGCAG GCTCGCATCGCAATGCTCCTCGGAGAGCGCAAGTGCTTGGAGAGTCTCAAATCGGACCTGACGCGCCGCATCAAGATGCTGGAGTACGCGCTGCGCCAGGAGCGGGCCAAGTTCTACCGGTTAAAATACGGCACCGATCCGCCGCAGCTGAACGAGTTCAAGCCGTCAAACGAGGACGCCGGACTGGCCGGAGAGGTGGCCACTGATTCGGAGGTGCCCTACAGCAGCGTTTCGAACACCACGTGGCGGCAGGGACGACAGATGCTGCGCCAGTATCTGGCCGAGATCGGCTACACAGACAACATCATCGATGTGCGCTCGAATCGGGTGCGCTCGATCCTCGGGCTGAACAACAATGCCGAGCACgacggcagcggcggcggtcTGGGCGGCGGACTTGGCGGCGGCACTGGCGGCGAGAACCTGAGCCCAAACATCAACGGCAACGAGAGCAACAAGCGCGCGTCGGAGACGGAAG GCCGTCATACTCCCGCTAAAAAAGTGCAACAATCGATCGATGAAATAATCGTGGACACCGAGGCGGCTGTGATGGCGAACTTTGAGTTCCTGGGCGCCACCGAAATGTCCGACGACGACGAGATATCCGACGACCTGGAGATGGTGGCCACCGATAATGATGACACGGACGTAAAGCTGGCCAAGCGCGCCAAGTCTGGCAAGGATATGCTCACTGAGG ATCTTGAGGCCGATGTGGGAGAGCAGCTATTGAATGATATGAATCTCATGACCGAAGGTGCTTTTCAACAGATCTAA
- the CCDC53 gene encoding WASH complex subunit 3, producing MDATLAITGDVDKTQIPPLNQKRILAFVNHFLVSTCTFLNEFALGCETKFVEMERQLQKTEAALIILEAKLASIPTEHHVADEAPSISAPAEEPKESASVMDSKLPPTESQPEQESLPESDGVRACEDLRYRKFFKMVQVGVPAPAVKQKMQAEGLEPRILDTPNLILADGMRE from the exons atgGATGCAACTTTAGCAATTACGGGCGATGTGGATAAAACACAG ATACCGCCGCTGAATCAGAAGCGCATCCTGGCCTTTGTCAACCACTTCCTCGTCAGCACTTGCACCTTCCTCAATGAGTTTGCCCTGGGCTGTGAGACAAAGTTTGTGGAGATGGAGCGGCAACTGCAAAAGACAGAGGCCGCCCTCATCATCCTGGAGGCGAAGCTGGCGTCCATACCCACCGAGCACCATGTAGCGGATGAGGCGCCTAGTATTTCAGCGCCGGCAGAGGAACCCAAAGAATCAGCTTCTGTAATGGATTCTAAACTGCCACCCACGGAGAGCCAACCAGAACAGGAATCCCTGCCTGAATCCGACGGAGTGCGTGCTTGCGAGGATCTGCGCTACAGGAAGTTCTTTAAAATGGTTCAAGTGGGAGTACCAGCGCCGGCGGTTAAACAGAAAATGCAGGCGGAAGGCCTGGAGCCACGTATTCTAGA CACTCCCAATCTGATCCTGGCTGATGGAATGCGTGAGTGA